The following are encoded in a window of Candidatus Woesearchaeota archaeon genomic DNA:
- the hpt gene encoding hypoxanthine phosphoribosyltransferase has translation MSESYVFRNIQGEPLKDLDEAKRLWIPPRYRSDAKGLLLTQEEITDCVDHLAAKINQDYAHVTTENPLILIGVLNGSVMLLPDLMKKLNVPAIEMDTIKVESYGGGKTSAGHVRLEKDLGRDLEGVHALVVEDIVDTGRTNQYIMDAILRPRGPKTLEMISLLSKPSRRVVDVDVKYVGFVIDDHFVIGYGMDYEQNLRNLPFVAVMD, from the coding sequence ATGAGTGAATCATATGTATTTAGAAATATTCAAGGAGAACCACTTAAAGATTTAGATGAAGCAAAAAGACTTTGGATCCCACCAAGATATAGATCCGATGCAAAAGGACTTTTGTTAACTCAAGAAGAAATAACTGATTGTGTTGATCATCTTGCAGCCAAAATAAATCAAGATTATGCTCACGTAACAACCGAGAATCCACTCATATTAATTGGAGTATTAAACGGATCCGTAATGTTACTTCCCGATTTAATGAAAAAACTAAATGTTCCCGCAATAGAGATGGACACAATAAAAGTAGAAAGTTATGGTGGCGGAAAAACTAGTGCGGGACACGTTAGACTCGAAAAAGACTTAGGCAGAGACCTAGAAGGAGTACACGCACTCGTTGTAGAAGATATAGTTGATACAGGCAGAACAAATCAATACATAATGGATGCAATACTTCGACCAAGAGGTCCTAAAACACTTGAAATGATTTCTTTATTAAGTAAACCCAGCAGACGAGTAGTAGATGTTGATGTCAAATATGTTGGTTTTGTAATTGATGATCATTTTGTAATCGGATATGGCATGGATTACGAGCAGAATTTGAGAAACTTACCATTTGTTGCAGTAATGGACTAA
- a CDS encoding 4Fe-4S binding protein produces the protein MPIKINYEICCWKEGKCTQCTCKGACNGCVEVCPVDALTRGQTVEFNPEKCIDCGACVEACKHNAITMS, from the coding sequence ATGCCAATAAAAATTAATTACGAAATATGTTGTTGGAAAGAAGGAAAATGCACTCAATGTACTTGTAAAGGTGCATGTAATGGTTGTGTTGAAGTATGTCCCGTCGATGCGTTAACCAGAGGACAAACTGTTGAATTTAACCCCGAAAAATGTATTGATTGTGGCGCATGTGTTGAAGCTTGCAAACACAACGCAATTACTATGAGTTAA
- a CDS encoding 50S ribosomal protein L15e, which translates to MGYLKYIRALWKKPQENMPELWRERLLQWRREPVSVRIERPTRLDRARSLGYRAKPGIIVVRQRIGRGGRMREQFKSGRRPKHMRRTKIVGKNYQQIAEERVQKKYPNCEILNSYWVAQDGKSYWYEVLLADRDHPQIIKDKTLGWVASPANKRRVMRGLTSAGKKARGLRKKGQGAEKIRPGQRANQRKAK; encoded by the coding sequence ATGGGTTATTTAAAATATATTAGAGCTCTTTGGAAAAAACCACAAGAGAATATGCCAGAGTTATGGCGTGAAAGACTTCTTCAATGGCGTAGAGAGCCAGTTTCAGTTCGTATTGAACGTCCTACTAGGTTAGATAGGGCTCGTTCATTAGGTTATAGGGCAAAACCAGGTATCATTGTTGTAAGACAACGTATTGGCCGTGGTGGACGTATGCGTGAACAGTTTAAAAGTGGACGTAGACCTAAACACATGCGAAGAACAAAAATTGTTGGTAAAAATTATCAACAAATTGCTGAAGAGCGTGTTCAGAAAAAATATCCTAATTGTGAAATTCTTAATAGTTATTGGGTTGCTCAAGATGGTAAGTCATATTGGTACGAAGTACTTTTGGCTGACCGTGATCATCCACAGATTATTAAAGATAAAACTCTTGGTTGGGTTGCAAGTCCTGCAAACAAACGTCGTGTTATGCGTGGATTAACTTCTGCTGGTAAAAAAGCTAGAGGACTTCGAAAGAAGGGACAAGGTGCAGAAAAGATTCGGCCAGGTCAAAGAGCAAACCAAAGAAAAGCAAAATAA
- a CDS encoding glycosyltransferase family 4 protein, whose protein sequence is MERKQIGIVASRLMGADSIGMESQKWIDKLLEMGYNPHLICGKLEESSNLPNIEIPELDYKHSEIRAIKRMAFESPLDKAGQKAFYILLDNMVKRIRKPLKSYLEQNKISYLLVEDALSCGRNLPMTLALNKIITELKLPTLGKHYKPFWEINYFTKHANIPKIINQLPSNSKKITHITNSEHISQGLTKKSKLPSKVIPHLINFNSLRKKDDYNKDFRKDFGITDDQIVILQPTKISRVKGMEKSVKLLSEINKATKKDNVLIITGPPVYHRGNYFEEIINKINKLGVKVIFAHDKIFLRRHVKNQKKYYSIGDAYVNSDIISFPSTGPSFGNPVLEAMAYKKPIFVNDYQNLKNFLDKGAKLIVTNQAISQENVSDVCELIFDEKKRKEIVNHNFKLVKKHYDIKQLNDTIKEIIQSYETESAFTWLTRQAKKVTKISDRISETIIPDFMKSGKPVNNKSRQAHNKARTTDSNSIKKSQKRKTKKEIPSILNEYEKLSQENEPKKRGDTKT, encoded by the coding sequence ATGGAACGAAAACAAATAGGTATCGTAGCTTCTAGACTCATGGGTGCGGATTCCATAGGGATGGAATCTCAAAAATGGATAGATAAACTTCTAGAAATGGGTTATAACCCCCACTTAATATGCGGAAAACTAGAAGAATCATCAAATCTACCAAACATAGAAATTCCTGAACTAGATTACAAACACAGTGAAATACGCGCAATAAAGCGAATGGCATTTGAATCCCCCTTAGATAAAGCAGGCCAAAAAGCATTCTACATCTTACTTGACAACATGGTTAAACGAATTAGAAAACCATTAAAATCATATTTAGAACAAAACAAAATATCATATCTTTTAGTTGAAGATGCACTAAGTTGTGGTCGAAACCTACCTATGACTCTCGCACTTAACAAAATCATAACTGAACTAAAACTTCCAACACTAGGAAAACATTACAAACCATTTTGGGAAATAAATTATTTTACTAAACATGCAAACATACCAAAAATAATTAATCAACTTCCATCCAACTCAAAAAAAATTACACACATAACAAACAGCGAACACATAAGCCAAGGACTAACAAAAAAATCAAAACTTCCAAGTAAAGTAATACCTCACTTAATAAATTTTAATTCTTTAAGAAAAAAAGATGATTACAACAAAGATTTTAGAAAAGACTTTGGAATAACAGACGATCAAATAGTAATATTACAACCAACAAAAATAAGTAGAGTAAAAGGAATGGAAAAATCAGTAAAACTTCTTTCAGAAATAAATAAAGCAACAAAAAAAGATAACGTACTAATAATCACTGGACCTCCCGTATATCACCGAGGAAACTATTTCGAAGAAATAATTAATAAGATAAATAAACTGGGAGTAAAAGTTATATTTGCGCACGATAAAATATTTTTACGACGACATGTTAAAAATCAGAAAAAATATTATTCAATAGGTGATGCATACGTAAATTCTGACATAATCTCATTTCCCTCAACAGGACCTAGTTTTGGAAATCCCGTTTTAGAAGCAATGGCTTACAAAAAACCAATATTTGTTAATGATTATCAAAACCTAAAAAACTTTTTAGACAAAGGTGCTAAATTAATAGTAACCAATCAAGCAATAAGTCAAGAAAATGTTAGTGACGTATGCGAACTAATATTTGATGAGAAAAAAAGAAAAGAAATAGTAAATCATAATTTTAAACTCGTAAAAAAACATTATGATATCAAACAACTAAATGACACAATAAAAGAAATCATACAATCATATGAAACCGAATCTGCATTTACTTGGTTAACTCGCCAAGCTAAAAAAGTAACAAAAATTTCAGATAGGATTTCTGAAACAATTATCCCTGATTTCATGAAATCAGGTAAACCTGTTAATAATAAATCTCGACAAGCACATAATAAAGCCCGTACAACAGATTCAAATTCAATAAAAAAATCACAAAAAAGAAAAACAAAGAAAGAAATACCTTCAATATTAAACGAGTATGAAAAACTAAGTCAAGAAAATGAACCTAAAAAAAGAGGAGACACAAAAACCTAA
- a CDS encoding SMC family ATPase, whose amino-acid sequence MILKWIQLQNIRSFTEAKIEFEKGSTLLSGDIGSGKSSILSALEFGLFGAMRGLLSSNALLRKGTNAGHVELCFLLDKKEIIIKRRLKKQNNSVVQDTGYLIIDGVKTEGTTTELRARVLELLGYPHELLTKSKGLIFRYTVYTPQDQMKQIVLEDKELRLNTLRLVFGIDKYKKIRENVQIIIKNTKDKKKELVGQIYDLEEKKKKLEESAGFISELIEQENKIRPILISVKEELIQKRNLMKGLDDKIKLSQDIKQKIEILTSVVDEKNNQIEKEEKEIEQLKTEITTIKIKLAELEENLSVETIETISSDITSIEQKILTNENLEKTLLRENALIKEREKQIDMRILNLKEEKIKKQEKEQIMISKKNEYSELIERVKDKQLIHDTIHKIDFDILELSKKINGFEIMNMQSQKLKEKISQIDSCPTCEQTVSNEHKQKINERENSKIAECIGEIKQLETQKTEIMNLVDCQRKKLEEVRAIEIKISEISGEIKNESELKIEINNLIILLEETETQRKEILTKISELDASKIEEIRKEIINHKEKIKILNETKIKLTEIETVSQRKTEKIRRLGEHITFLEETQEKVLGLNKKLEELQQKYKSFDGLQQEYSLKKIDFERLLEEEKKIEVKKQGIEKEKESWERTQTELKTEVITKEESKRRITKCENEIRWLDEMFIKLMETMEKQVMMKVYHEFKELFTTWFDLLIEDETITASLDDEFSPNILQNGHELELDYLSGGEKTSVALAYRLALNKVINDVVSNIKTKDLLVLDEPTDGFSTEQLDRVRDVLDQLNTEQVIIVSHESKIESFVNKVIRIEKNEHVSRIV is encoded by the coding sequence ATGATTCTTAAATGGATACAACTTCAAAACATAAGAAGTTTTACTGAAGCAAAAATAGAATTCGAAAAAGGAAGCACACTACTAAGCGGAGACATAGGTTCTGGGAAATCATCAATATTAAGTGCGCTTGAGTTCGGATTATTTGGTGCCATGCGAGGACTCTTAAGTTCAAATGCACTATTAAGAAAGGGAACAAATGCAGGACATGTAGAATTATGTTTTTTATTAGATAAAAAAGAGATCATAATAAAACGCAGATTAAAAAAACAAAATAACAGCGTAGTACAAGATACAGGCTACTTAATTATAGATGGAGTCAAAACTGAAGGAACTACAACTGAACTGCGAGCAAGAGTTTTGGAATTATTAGGATACCCTCATGAACTTCTAACAAAAAGTAAAGGTCTAATCTTTAGATATACAGTATACACACCTCAAGATCAAATGAAACAAATAGTTTTAGAAGATAAAGAACTAAGGCTTAATACATTAAGACTTGTTTTTGGAATTGATAAATACAAAAAAATAAGAGAAAATGTACAAATAATTATTAAAAATACAAAAGATAAGAAAAAAGAACTTGTAGGCCAAATATATGATTTGGAAGAGAAAAAGAAAAAACTCGAAGAATCTGCAGGATTTATTTCAGAACTCATTGAACAAGAAAATAAAATTCGACCAATACTCATTTCAGTTAAAGAAGAACTCATACAAAAAAGAAATCTAATGAAAGGCTTGGATGATAAAATCAAGCTTAGCCAAGATATCAAACAAAAAATAGAAATTTTAACTAGTGTAGTTGATGAAAAAAATAATCAAATAGAAAAAGAAGAAAAAGAAATAGAACAACTCAAAACCGAAATAACAACAATAAAAATAAAACTTGCAGAACTCGAAGAAAATTTAAGTGTTGAAACCATAGAAACTATATCTTCTGACATAACATCAATAGAACAAAAAATACTTACTAATGAAAATCTGGAAAAAACATTACTTAGAGAAAATGCATTAATTAAAGAGCGAGAAAAACAAATAGACATGAGAATTCTAAATTTAAAAGAAGAAAAAATCAAAAAACAAGAAAAAGAACAAATAATGATTTCTAAAAAAAATGAATACTCAGAACTCATCGAGCGAGTAAAAGACAAACAACTAATCCACGATACAATACACAAAATAGATTTTGACATATTAGAACTAAGTAAAAAAATCAATGGATTTGAAATTATGAATATGCAAAGTCAAAAACTAAAAGAAAAAATATCACAAATTGATTCTTGCCCCACCTGCGAACAAACCGTAAGTAATGAACACAAACAAAAAATAAATGAACGAGAAAATTCTAAAATCGCCGAGTGTATTGGAGAAATAAAACAACTTGAAACTCAAAAAACAGAGATTATGAACCTGGTTGATTGCCAACGCAAAAAACTCGAAGAAGTACGAGCAATTGAAATAAAAATTTCTGAGATTAGTGGTGAAATAAAAAATGAATCCGAACTCAAAATCGAAATTAACAATCTAATAATATTACTTGAAGAAACTGAAACTCAACGAAAAGAAATACTAACAAAAATCAGTGAACTTGACGCCTCAAAAATTGAAGAGATTCGAAAAGAAATAATTAATCACAAAGAAAAAATAAAAATATTAAATGAAACAAAAATCAAACTCACAGAAATAGAAACTGTTAGTCAAAGAAAAACCGAAAAAATACGAAGACTCGGAGAACACATTACTTTTTTAGAAGAAACACAAGAAAAAGTTTTAGGGTTAAATAAAAAATTAGAAGAATTACAACAAAAATACAAAAGCTTTGATGGACTACAACAAGAATACTCCCTTAAAAAAATAGACTTTGAAAGACTACTTGAAGAAGAGAAAAAAATCGAAGTAAAAAAACAAGGAATAGAAAAAGAAAAAGAAAGTTGGGAGCGAACACAAACAGAACTCAAAACCGAAGTCATAACAAAAGAAGAATCAAAACGACGAATAACAAAATGCGAAAATGAAATAAGATGGCTTGATGAAATGTTTATCAAACTTATGGAGACCATGGAAAAACAAGTTATGATGAAAGTATATCACGAATTTAAAGAATTATTTACAACCTGGTTTGATCTACTAATAGAAGATGAAACAATTACAGCATCACTTGATGATGAATTTAGTCCAAACATATTACAAAATGGTCACGAACTAGAACTAGATTATTTAAGCGGAGGAGAAAAAACTTCCGTTGCGCTCGCGTATCGACTTGCACTAAACAAAGTGATCAATGATGTAGTAAGTAATATAAAAACAAAAGACTTACTAGTTTTAGATGAGCCAACAGATGGATTTTCAACAGAACAACTCGATCGCGTTCGAGACGTATTAGACCAATTAAATACGGAACAAGTAATAATTGTATCACACGAATCAAAAATAGAAAGTTTTGTTAACAAAGTAATTCGAATTGAAAAAAATGAACATGTGAGTCGAATAGTATGA